The DNA window tttctgaaTTTAATTATTgacaaacacttaatttaacaaAAACTACAATATTTTCTTTAATTACTACAagtttattattgtaaaatgttttttttctcctacTAATTTCAAATGAACATTTTTCCCATAAAATGACCACTTTATTCTGGATAAAAATTCAACTTCATGATGACTTTAGTCTCATTTATTACAATTTTATCCACGTAGacttcaaaatatatattttttctgcaaTAAATTATTGTAATATTACTGCTTTATTATTGACAAAAATCTACACATTTTAACAAAAACTAAAAATTTTTGAATACCAGACGTTTGTTATTGTATAATGTTTTTTCTTGTATTAATTGCAAATGAACACTTTTCCAATAAATGACCACTTTATTCTTGATAAAAAGTCAACTTAAATATGATTTTGTTCTCAAATGCTAGTTTCCACCTGTGCAGAAAACAACCCCATAAAATGCAaatgcccatgtgcagctgagataggctccagcaccccccgcaaacccaaatggttcaagcggtaggaaatggatggatggacggctttataaaaatttggaaaaaaaagtaaatgcTAGTTTCCACCTGTGCAGAAAACAACCCCATAAAATGCAAATGACCATATGCAGCTGAGATGgactccagcacaccccgcaaaCCCAAATggttcaagcggtagaaaatggatggatggggtttatAAAATTCGacacacaaaaaatacaataaaaaaataaatatactagTTTCCACCTGTGCAGAAAAAAATCCCCATAAAATGCAaatgcccatgtgcagctgagataggctccaacaccccccacaAACCCAAATGGttcaagcggtagtaaatggatggatggggtttataaaattccacaaaaaaaaaaataaaaccaaaaaataaaaaaagtgaatGCTAGTTTCCACCTGTGCAGAAAACAACCCCATAAAACGCAaatgcccatgtgcagctgagataggctccagcaccccccgcaaacccaaatggttcaagctgtagaaaatggatggatggggattataaaattccacaattttttttttttttttttttttaaatgctagttTCCACCTGTGCAGAAAACAACCCCATAAAATGGAAatgcccgtgtgcagctgagataggctccagcaccccctgcgaaccaaaaagggacaagcagtagaaaatgcatggatggatgggtttataaaaattcgaagaaaaaaaaaagtaaatgctAGTTTTCAACTGTGCAGAAAAAATCCCCATAAAATGCAAATGCccatatgtagctgagataggctccagcacccgctgcaaacccaaaagggacaagcggtaggaaatggatggatggggtttataaaattccacaaaaaaaaataaaataaataatactagTTTCCACCTGTGCAGAAAACAACCCCATAAAACGCAAATGCCcatgtgtagctgagataggctccagcacccgctgcgaacccaaaagggacaagcggtagaaaatagatggatggatgggtttataaaaatgtgaaaaaaaaaagtaaatgctAGTTTCCACCTGTGCAGAAAACAACCCCATAAAATGCAAATGCctatgtgcagctgagataggctccaacaccccccacaAACCCAAATGGttcaagcggtagtaaatggatggatggggtttataaaattccacaaaaaaaaataaaataaaaccaaaaaataaaaaaagtgaatGCTAGTTTCCACCTGTGTAGAAAACAACCCCATAAAACGCAAATGCCCAtgttcagctgagataggctccagcaccccccgcaaacccaaatggttcaagcggtagaaaatggatggatggggtctataaaattccacaattttttttttttttttttttttaataaaaaatgctaGTTTCCACCTGTGCAGAAAATAACCCCATAAAATGCAaatgcccatgtgcagctgagataggctccagcaccccctgcgaaccaaaaagggacaagcggtagaaaatggatggatggatgggtttataaaaatttgaaaaaaaaaaaagtaaatggtAGTTTCCACCTGTGCAGAAAACAACTCCATAAAACGCAaatgcccatgtgcagctgagataggctccagcaccccctgcgaactCAAATggttcaagcggtagaaaatggatggatggatgggtttataaaagttcgaaaaaaaaaaaaagtaaatgctAGTTTTCACCTGTGCAGAAAACAACCCTATAAAACACAAATGCCCAtgtgaagctgagataggctccagcaccccctgcgaaccCAAATggttcaagcggtagaaaatggatggatggggtttataaaattccacaaaaaaaaaaaaaaaaaaaaattaatactaGTTTCCACCTGTGCAGAAAAAAACTCCATAAAATGCAaatgcccatgtgcagctgagatgggctccagcaccccctgcaaaccAAAATGGttcaaacggtaggaaatggatggatggggtttataaaattccaccaaaaaaaataaaaccaaaaaagtAAATGCTAGTTTCCACATGTTCAGAAAACAACCCCATAAAACGCAaatgcccatgtgcagctgagataggctccaacaccccctgcgaaccaaaaagggacaagcggtagaaaatggatggatggatgggtttataaaaattaaaaaaaaaaagtaaatgctAGTTTCCACCTATGCAGAAAACAACCCCATAAAACGCAAATGCTCATGTGcggctgagatgggctccagcaccccctgcgaaccCAAATggttcaagcggtagaaaaatggatggatggggtttataaaattccacaaaaaaaattaaaataataataataaataaatgctagTTTCCACCTGTGCAGAAAACAACCCCATAAAATACAAATGCCCATGttcagctgagaaaggctccagcacctcctgcgaacccaaatgggacaagcagtagaaaatggatggatgaggttttcgtaaatgttgcaatttattattactattatttttttaaattttattttataaaccatccatataaaattaaaaaatagatacataataaataaaatatatataaaaaattagctaacaaaaaaaaaagaagaagtaaaTGCTATAGTTTCCACCTGTGCAGAAAACAATCCCATAAAATGCAAATGCCCACGttcagttgagataggctccagcaccccctgtgaccacgaaagggacaagcggtaggaaatggatggatggatttttgtaaatgttgcaatttataaaaaaaatttaaatttatttttattttataaaccattcatccatccattcaggatggatgatttataaaataaaaaataaaaattgaaaataaaaccaaccaaaaaaaaagggaatgcTAGTTTCCACCTGTGCAGAAAACAACCGCATAAATCGCAaataatgtgcaaaaaaaaaaaagtgtcacgtaATGAGTCATATTGGAGTCCACAAGCATTAGAAAGAAGGTGCGACATATTTCAATGCAGACCAGACTCCCTCAATGGGCAAGCCACGCCCACGGGTCCTAAAGGGGCGTGGCCGGACGGCACCAAGTTTATTCACAAATTCACCTTCAGCTGCGTTTAATTGTGCTCGGCAGCCAATAGGAGCGCAGCAAGGCTCAGAGCGCTTGGTGGGGCGAGGAGAACCTCCGCGGACCTCCATGGACGACTAGCCGCGCTCCTGGGTGGTTATGTTGGCCTTTTGCCGGACTTTTCTGGAGAATTGCCGTTTGAGAGTGTCGGTTCCAAGATGTCTGACAGATCCCAGAGTCCGGGCACGGAGTGTCAAAGCCGGCCGTACGACTTCAGCCGCGCCTGCGCGCAACTTTTGGCCCCGGAGGTCCTGCACGGGCCCTCCACCTTCCAGCTGCCGGACGGGGGGCTGCTGTACAGCAAGCCCGCCTACGGGGCTCTGCCGCCGGCCAGCACGCAGAGCTTCTTCCCCTTCCAGGGCGGAGGCGGCAACGGCGACTACCGGGGCCCCGACCTCCAAGCAGTGGATTTCGGCCAAGCCAAGCATTGGTACCCGTTCCCCGCCCCCGAGTACACCGGGCAGGTACCCGGCGTGACCGCGACCAACCTCAGCCCCTCCATCGCCGAGCCGGCTAAAATCCCCGCAATCAAGACGGAGAAGGACACCGGGGACGACTACTCCAGCGAGGCCAAGGTGCAGCAGTACCCGCCGGCCTCCGCCGCCATGCCGCACGGCCTCTTCTACTCGGCCCCCTGGAACCCCTCCTTCTGGCCGGGCATCAGCCACCTCACCCCGCCGGGCAGCAGCGGCAGCAGCCAGCAGAACCCGTCCACCTCGTCCGCCTCGTCCCCGTCCATGTCTCCTTCCCCGCCCAGCAGCGGCGTCCCGGCCAACGCCTTTTTCGGCCTCAACCCGCCCCAAAGTGTCCCCGGGCCCGCGGGTCCCAACCCGGCCTCGTCAACCAGGAGCAGCGGCTCGTCCAGCGGCGGCTGTAGCGATTCGGAAGAGGTAAGTccgaacacttttttttttttttttttttaaattccaaaaTCAGAAATAATTTTCTACCATTTGATTGCAGGAGAACCTTTCCACGGAAGAACTGGAGCAGTTTGCTAAAGAACTGAAACACAAACGCATCACTTGGGGCTTCACCCAGGCGGATGTGGGCCTCGCTCTGGGCAACCTTTATGGTAAATATCCCCTTTTAATCACCTTCTTTTGATAAATATCACTTTTCAATCACCTTGTTTTGATAAATATCACTTTTCAATCACCTTGTTTTGATAAATGTCACTTTTCAATCACCTTGCTTTGATATCACTTTTTAATCACCTTGTTTTGATAAATATCACTTTTCAATCACCTTGTTTTGCTAAATATCACTTTAAAATCACTTTCTTTTGCTAAATATCTCTTTTTAATCACTTTTCTTTTGCTAAATATTGCTTTTTAATCACCTTATTTTGCTAAATATCCCTTTTTAATCACTTCTTTTGCTAAATATCCCTTTTTAATCACCTTGTTTTGATAAATATCAATTTTCAATCACCTTGTTTTGCTAAATATCACTTTAAAATCACTTTCTTTTGCTAAATATCTCTTTTTAATCACTTTTCTTTTGCTAAATATTGCTTTTTAATCACCTTATTTTGCTAAATATCCATTTTTAATCACTTCTTTTGCTAAATATCCCTTTTTAATCACCTTGTTTTGATAAATATCACTTTTCAATCACCTTGTTTTGCTAAATATCACTTTAAAAGCACTTTCTTTTGCTAAATATCTATTTTTAATCACTTTTCTTTTGCTAAATATTGCTTTTTAATCACCCTATTTTGCCAAATATCCCCTTTTAATCACTTCTTTTGCTAAATATCCCTTTTTAATCACCTTGTTTTGATAAATATCACTTTTCAATCACCTTGTTTTGCTAAATATCACTTTAAAATCACTTTCTTTTGCTAAATATCTCTTTTTAATCACTTTTCTTTTGCTAAATATTGCTTTTTAATCACCTTATTTTGCTAAATATCCCTTTTTAATCACTTTATTTTGCTAAATATCCCATTTTAATCAACTTCTAATAAATATCCCTTTTTAAGAACATTCTTTTGCTAAATATCTCTTTAATCACTTTTCTTTTGCTAAATATTGCTTTTTAATCACTTTCTTTTGCTAAATATATCTTTTTAATAACTTTTCTTTTGCTAAATATTGCTTTTTAATCACTTTCTTTTGCTAAATATCTCTTTGTAATCACTTTTATTTTGCTAAATATTGCTTTTTAATCACCTTATTTTGCTAAATATCCTTTTTAATCACTTTCTTTTGCTAAATATCTTTTTAATCACTTTTATTTTGCTAAATATTGCTTTTTAATCACCTTATTTTGCTAAATATCTTTTTAAATCACTTTTCTTTTGCTAAATATCCCTTTTTAATCACTTCTTTTGCTAAATATCCCTTTTTAATCACTTTTCTTTTGCTAAATATCACTTTTCAATCACATTTTTTGATAAATATCACTTTAAAATCACTTTCTTTTGCTAAATATCTCTTTTTAATCACTTTCTTTTGCTAAATATCTCTTTTAATCACTTTTCTTTTGCTAAATATTGCTTTTTAATCACCTTATTTTGCTAAATATTCCATTTTAATCAAGTTCTTCTAATAAATATCCCTTTTTAAGCACATTCTTTTGCTAAATATCTCTTTAATCACTTTTCTTTTGCTAAATATTGCTTTTTAATCACCTTGTTTTGCTAAATATCCTTTTTAATCACTTTGCTTTGATAAATATCCCTTTTTAATCACCCTGTTTTGATAAATATCCCTTTTTAATCACTTTTCTTTTGCTAAATATTGCTTTTTAATCACCTTATTTTGGTAAATATCCCTTTCTAATCACCTTTTGCTAAATATTGCTTTTGAATCACTTTCTTTCGGTAAATATTGCTTTTTAATCATTCTATTTTGCTAAATATCTCTTTTCAATCACTTTATTTTGCTAAACATGCCTTTTTAATCACTTTATTTTGCTAAACATGCCTTTTTAATCACTTTATTTTGCTAAACATGCCTTTAATCACTTTATTTTGCTAAACATGCCTTTTTAATCACTTTATTTTGCTAAACATCCCTTTTTAATCACTTTATTTTGGTCAATATCCTTTTTAATCACTTTCTTTTGCTAAATGTCGCATTTTAATCGTCTATTTAGGTAAATGTCCCTTTTTTAATTGCTTTCTTTCggtaaatattattttaatcactttattttgctaaatatgccttttttagtcacttttttttgctaaatattCTTTTTTAATCACTTTCTTTGGCTAAATGTTGCGTTATAATCACCTATTTTGTAAATATCTCTTTTTAATCATCTATTTTGGTAAATGTCCCTTTTTAATCACCTTGTGGTAAATGTCCCTTTTTAATCACTTTCTTTTGGTAAATATTTTAATCCCTTTATTTTggcaaatattgttttttaatcaccTTTTATAGGAAACTACACTCACTTGacacttttttttagtttttttagatCAGTCGGTGTTGAAATGTATTTACTTGATAAATGAAATTTTAATTACATCCACCTTAGAATATTATATTCATCATCAGCACATTTATAAAAGATCCATACTTAAacatccaaactttttccaccagcAGACTGAAAAGTCAAGACATGGGCTGGGGGCATTTTTAAtcttgtaaaaaaacaaattaaagacCACTTTGTGCTATAGGTTACACATCGTATTAATTACTGTAACAACTATAGCATTTTCTTATTACATTTCGTCGTCTTGTTtacatttgtaatttttttttggttAGATTGGATTTGAATAATATGCTGCGGGCCAAAATGGCCCCCGATCCACACTTTGTACTGTCCTGAAGTAGGGAGGAGGGGGTGGGGCCTTCATCTTCATCGGGTCGGGGGTCTTTGGCCATGAAAACATTGACGACCCCTTTTTTATAGTCTACATAACGTTTTCCTGGCCCACAGCATGCTGGCAAAATAAAATCCAACCAaaataaagtaaacatgtttgcAAAAAGATgtcatgtaattaaaaaaaattaaatatgttaGCAAAAAGACAATTTAATTAATTAGAAAGAAAAATCAGTAACCATGTAAACACAATTacataatgtaatgagaaaatacaaaaatgtaaacaaagagaCAATCATGggaaacaaaacattaaaaagtaaGCAAAATGTAATTTAATGAGAAAACAAAACTGTAGAAATGTAAGCAAAAAGCCATACTGTAATCAGTAAAAACGTAAATATGTAGGCAAAAACAGAATGTAATTAgaaagaaaaacataaaaaattaagcaaaatgacaaaatataaaGAGAAttagaaaatattaaaaatgtaagaaaaaatacataatgcaatgagaaaaaacaaacaaatataagcAAAAATGGCAttgtaatgagaaaaaatattaaaattgtaaGCAATATGTAATTTAATgacaaaacaaaatgtaaacatgtcaGCAAAAACAATGTAATTAGAAATAAATAGAGTAAAAATGTAAGGAAGAAgacaaatgtaacaagaaataacttttttttttatttaagcaaAATTATATGAGAAAAGCATTTAAGCAAAAAGACAAAGTAATgggaaataaaacattaaaaagttaGCAAACAAAATGTAATTAGAGAGAAAAACTGTGAAAATGCAAGcagaaatacaaaatataaagataattaaaaaatttcaacaaaattacataatgtacaaaatgtacacaaaaagaGAGTCTTGGgaaataaaacacactttaatgataaaaaatgttcgcaaaatataatttaatgagaaatcaaaacaataaaaacgtAAGCAAAAAGACAATGTAATCAGAATAAACGTAAATGTTAGCAAAAACACTATCATTTGAAAGAAAAGCagcagtaaaaatgtaagcaAAAAGACAAAATTTAACAAGaactaaaaaatataaaaaatgtcaataaaattgCATAACGTAATGAGAAAAAAGTAAATGTTAGTAAACACAATGTAATTAGAAAAACAGTCGGAAAAAGACAAAATGTAAcaagaatttaaaaaatatgaaaaatgtaaGCAAAATTACATAAAGTCATCAGAAATAAAACACTGTAATgagaattacaaaaaaaaattttgcaaaaTGTAATTTATTAAGAACAGAACAGTGAAATGTAAGCAAAAAgacaatgtaatgagaaaaaacgTAAATGTTAGCAAAAACACAGTCATTTGAAagaaaagcagtaaaaatgtaagcaaaaagacaaaatgtaacaaggatttaaaaatatataaaatgtcaGCAAAATCGCTATAAATGCAATGAGAAAAAATTTAAAGTTAGTAAACACAATGTAATTAGAAAGAAAAACAGTAGAAATGTAAGCAAAAAGACATGTAAcaagaattaaaaaatataaaaagtgtaaGCAAAATGAGATAAAGTCATGGGAACTAAAACATGAAAAAGTAAGCAGAATTATggtaatgggatttttttttttttaacattcgcAAAATGTAATTTAATGAGAACAGAACAGTAGAAATGTAAGCAAAAAGACAAAATGTAACAGGAATTTCAAAAATGTAAGCAAAATTACATAGTCATGggaaataaaacatgaaaaagtaaacaaaatgaaactaattaatttttttttaaatatcaacaaaatgtaatttaatgAGAAAacgaaacaataaaaatgtaagaaaaaaacaatgtaTTCAGAAAAAACGTAAATGTTagcaaaaacactcatttgaaagaaaagcagtaaaaatgtaagcaAAAAGACAACATGTAACgagaatttaaaaataaaatatttcagcAAAATTGCATAATGtaatgaaaaaaatttaaatattagaaaaaaatgtaatttagaaagaAAAACAGTAGAAATGTAAGCAAAAACATGCAACAAGaattaaaaagtataaaaaatatatgcaaaattaCATAGTCATGGGAACTAAAACATGAAAAAGTAAGCAAAATGACACTGAGAAATAATAAACATTTGCTTAATTTAATGAGGAAACAGAACAGTGAAATGTAAGCAAAAAGACAAAATGTAACAagaatttaaaaatataaaaaatgtcagcaaaattgcatcatgtaatgagaaaaatTGTAAAtgtcagttaaaggggaacattatcacaatttcaaaagggttaataataaaaatcagttcccagtggcttgttttattcttcaaagtttttttcaaaattttacacttcccggaatatccccccccgaaaaaaaagctttaaagttcttgatttttgctattagcgatgcgactgtccatttccgtgtgacgtcatacagtgctgccaatacaaacaacatggcggttagcacagcaagatatagcgacattagctcggattcagactctgatttcagcggtttaagcgattcaacagattacgcatgtgttgaaacagatggtcggagtatggaggcagatagcgaaaacgaaattgaagaagaaattgaagctattgagcgaattgctattgacgctattcggccatagcgtgggtgtacctaatgaagtggcccatatcatggctgccttattagcatcgccggtaaaatgtgcggagcaaacgatcaggactttcgcatcttgtgacactggagcaacttaaatatgtcgattggtaagtgtttgttttgcattaaatgtgggtatctagtttcaaacttacctacagctagcgtaaatagcatgttagcaacgattagcttagcaagttagcatcgattagctggcagtcatgctgcgaccaaatatgtctgaatagcacataagtcaacatcaacaaaactcacctttgtgatttcgttgacttaatcgtttgcaaatgcatctgcaggttatccatacatctctgtgccatgtctgtcttagcatcgccgttaaaatgtgcagacactttggtacattcaatgggggtctggtggcagatttcttgccagtggtgcaacttgaatccctccctgttagtgttgttacaccttccgacaacacaccaacgaggcatgatgtctccaaggttccaaaaaatagtcgaaaaaacggaaaataaaagagctgagacccggtgtttgtaatgtgaaaatgaaaatggcgggtgtgttacctcggtgacgtcacgttctgacatcatcgctaaaagatcgataaacagaaaggagtttaatttgcaaaaattcgcccatttagagttcggaaatcggttacaaaaatacatggtcttttttctgcaacatcaaggtatatattgacgcttgcataggtctggtgataatgttcccctttaacacaatgTAGTGAGAAagaaaaacaataattaaaaagatatttaaaaaaatgtaagcagaatTTCATAGTCATTggaaataaaacatgaaaaattaAGCAAAATGACACTGTAATgagaaaataaaatgtaattgccAAATGTAATTTAATGAGATGCAAAAACACAATGTAATTTAgaaataaaaacagtaaaaatgtaaacaaagacaAAGTAATGAGGAGAcaaatacaatgtaaataatgtaatgagaaaaaaaacGTCAACGACTTAGCTAAAACACAAAATAATTGAAAAGAAAAACTATAAAAAAGGAAAGCCAAAATGACAAAAttgaatgagaaaaaaaaaaacagtacatatTAGCAAAACACgtcattaaaaagaaaaaaagtaaatgTGTAAGCAAAAAGATAAAAAGTAATGAGAAAAGGGAAAGAAACAGTGAAAATGTAAAACAATGTCCTGAGAACAAGctgaaatattattaaaaaaactaaaatggtTTTTGTCAACACAAAcctgaaaaatgtttgttttcagtaaaaaaaaattgtcacaaaaaaaaaaaatacaatgaaaatGGCCAAATGCTTGTCATTGGACTACAATGACAACTTTTGTTGACGTTTAGTCGGAGAACGTTGAAAGTTCCTTCCAGTAACAACCGAAGCGAGGCGGAAATAAACGGAACCTTGTGGCGAGAGTACGATACAGGTGCGTGACTTCCAGTGGGGGGGATGTGTCGCCAGAACACCTGACGATTATGTCACGCCCTCattccaaagtggaatattttcaatttgccctcaaaattctacataaAATTCCcagtaatgacaatgtgaaagtttttttattttttttaattatttttagacattttaaaaaagttttgcaaatgtattaaacatTCAAAACTA is part of the Nerophis ophidion isolate RoL-2023_Sa linkage group LG08, RoL_Noph_v1.0, whole genome shotgun sequence genome and encodes:
- the pou5f3 gene encoding POU domain, class 5, transcription factor 1 yields the protein MSDRSQSPGTECQSRPYDFSRACAQLLAPEVLHGPSTFQLPDGGLLYSKPAYGALPPASTQSFFPFQGGGGNGDYRGPDLQAVDFGQAKHWYPFPAPEYTGQVPGVTATNLSPSIAEPAKIPAIKTEKDTGDDYSSEAKVQQYPPASAAMPHGLFYSAPWNPSFWPGISHLTPPGSSGSSQQNPSTSSASSPSMSPSPPSSGVPANAFFGLNPPQSVPGPAGPNPASSTRSSGSSSGGCSDSEEENLSTEELEQFAKELKHKRITWGFTQADVGLALGNLYGKMFSQTTICRFEALQLSFKNMCKLKPLLQRWLNEAETSENPQDMYKIERVFVDTRKRKRRTSLEGAVRSALESYFVKCPKPNTQEITHISDDLGLERDVVRVWFCNRRQKGKRLALPLDEECDGQYYEQSPSPLNMAASPIPNQGYSAAANYPGAPPPPAPATLYLPSLHRADVLKQALHAGLVGHMTG